A genomic stretch from Planctomycetia bacterium includes:
- a CDS encoding (Fe-S)-binding protein translates to MPQVGLFIPCYVEQLYPRVGMATVEVLERFGYTVEYPEDQTCCGQPMANTGCVDDARPLAERFLRIFGKYEYVVAPSGSCVAMVRHHYDEYLEGKPGFVELKAKTFELCEFLTDVVKVDRLDLRFPHRVGLHQSCHGLRELRLGGASELMSPPFGKAQQLLELIDGVQLTTLQRPDECCGFGGTFAVNEEAVSCMMGEDRIHDHLQAGTEVLTANDMSCLMHLAGLIRRDRTPIRVMHIAQILAGDSATGHSATGDRT, encoded by the coding sequence CTCAAGTCGGCCTCTTCATCCCGTGCTACGTCGAACAACTCTATCCGCGCGTCGGCATGGCGACGGTCGAGGTCCTCGAACGGTTCGGCTACACGGTCGAGTATCCCGAAGACCAAACCTGCTGCGGCCAGCCGATGGCGAACACCGGTTGCGTCGACGATGCTCGGCCGCTCGCCGAACGCTTTCTCCGGATCTTCGGCAAGTACGAATACGTCGTCGCGCCGTCGGGCAGTTGCGTGGCGATGGTTCGTCATCACTACGACGAATACTTGGAAGGAAAGCCCGGCTTCGTGGAGCTGAAGGCAAAGACGTTCGAGCTCTGCGAGTTTCTGACCGACGTCGTGAAAGTCGATCGGCTCGACCTCCGCTTCCCGCATCGCGTCGGCCTGCATCAAAGCTGCCACGGCCTGCGCGAGCTCCGTTTAGGCGGGGCGAGCGAGTTGATGAGCCCGCCGTTCGGCAAAGCCCAACAGTTGCTGGAGCTCATCGACGGCGTGCAGCTGACGACCTTGCAACGGCCCGACGAATGCTGCGGCTTCGGCGGCACGTTCGCCGTCAACGAAGAGGCCGTGTCGTGCATGATGGGGGAAGATCGGATTCACGATCATCTTCAAGCAGGGACCGAAGTTCTCACGGCCAACGACATGTCGTGCCTGATGCATCTCGCGGGGCTGATCCGCCGTGATCGGACGCCGATCCGCGTGATGCACATCGCGCAGATTCTCGCGGGCGACAGCGCTACGGGACACAGCGCTACGGGGGATCGAACATGA